One part of the uncultured Bacteroides sp. genome encodes these proteins:
- a CDS encoding silent information regulator protein Sir2: MKSAHLLFCGVLLCAAGNLHAQDPRERNYYYEILQPSHEPKPTLNGFATNKIKESLNRGLTAVPAADGKGVYLSWRLLEQDGNDVSFHLYRNLNGKIQRLTKKPLTATCDFTDKTFTVGKAQYWISVLDKNGKEKSLSDKLDVNFASLKNYHSIKLNRSVKVGKVAVADLNGDGTYDYIIRTPDMNVDPGMPGNLDGKTFQIEAYLNDGTFLWSKDLGQGIEPGIWYSPFVAYDFNGDGKAEIALKTAPDNAKRNEKGRIDSGDEYLSLLDGMTGKEITRVDWPERNFSYGNLVRQNRNQIGMAFLDGKTPYILTCRGTYKLMVVDAWQLNGNKLERAWRWNGDEENPVVRSMGSHNMVCGDVDGDGRDEILLGSCMLDDNGTLLWSAGLGHPDKCYLTDIDPNRLGMEVFLALEPWQDNGRGVCVVDAKTGKQVWNIGHKTFHVGDGMVADIDPAHKGLECFASEDKKGGSSDKYLLSADGKSLGKNEDVPSCRNWIWWNADLARETFKGDDNRWGASSSSNGKSLSVTEWKGKTLTEGIEGDIQLIGDLYGDWREEVVTSLPGELRIYTTNIPAKDRRITLMQDGVYRSYVAHRSMGYPQAPVPSYYLGE; the protein is encoded by the coding sequence ATGAAATCTGCACATCTACTTTTTTGCGGAGTCTTATTATGTGCTGCTGGAAATTTGCATGCACAGGATCCCCGTGAACGCAATTATTATTATGAGATATTGCAACCCAGTCATGAACCAAAACCAACTTTGAATGGTTTTGCAACTAATAAAATCAAGGAAAGCCTCAATCGAGGGCTGACTGCAGTTCCTGCTGCTGATGGTAAAGGTGTTTATCTTAGTTGGCGACTTTTGGAACAAGATGGAAATGATGTGTCTTTTCATCTTTATCGTAATTTAAATGGAAAAATACAGCGATTAACAAAGAAACCATTAACTGCTACTTGTGATTTTACAGACAAGACCTTTACTGTGGGAAAAGCTCAATATTGGATTAGTGTTCTGGATAAAAATGGAAAAGAAAAATCATTATCAGATAAACTGGACGTGAATTTTGCTTCTTTGAAAAATTATCATTCAATCAAACTTAACCGTTCTGTGAAAGTTGGGAAAGTTGCAGTTGCCGATTTGAATGGAGATGGAACTTACGATTACATAATCCGCACACCGGATATGAACGTTGATCCGGGAATGCCTGGAAATCTGGATGGAAAAACATTTCAGATTGAAGCTTACCTCAATGATGGAACTTTCCTGTGGTCAAAAGATTTAGGGCAAGGCATAGAACCTGGTATTTGGTATTCACCATTTGTAGCTTACGATTTTAATGGCGATGGAAAAGCTGAGATCGCTCTAAAAACAGCACCGGATAATGCTAAGCGAAACGAAAAGGGGCGCATTGATTCAGGAGATGAATATTTAAGCCTTCTTGATGGTATGACCGGAAAAGAGATAACAAGAGTAGATTGGCCGGAAAGAAATTTTAGCTATGGTAACTTAGTTCGCCAGAATCGCAACCAGATAGGAATGGCTTTTCTGGATGGTAAAACACCTTATATCCTGACTTGTCGTGGCACATATAAACTAATGGTGGTGGATGCATGGCAACTTAATGGCAATAAACTTGAACGTGCATGGCGCTGGAATGGTGATGAAGAAAATCCGGTAGTGCGTAGCATGGGATCTCATAATATGGTTTGTGGTGATGTTGATGGAGATGGGCGTGATGAAATATTATTAGGTTCCTGCATGCTTGATGATAATGGAACTTTATTGTGGTCGGCTGGTTTGGGACATCCTGACAAATGTTATTTAACTGATATTGATCCAAATCGACTTGGAATGGAAGTTTTTCTTGCTTTGGAGCCTTGGCAAGACAATGGCAGAGGTGTTTGTGTGGTAGATGCTAAAACCGGAAAACAGGTATGGAACATCGGACATAAAACATTTCATGTTGGCGATGGAATGGTTGCTGATATTGATCCTGCTCATAAAGGTTTGGAATGCTTTGCCTCAGAAGATAAAAAAGGCGGAAGCAGTGACAAATACTTATTATCTGCTGATGGTAAATCTTTGGGTAAAAATGAAGATGTTCCTTCATGTCGCAACTGGATATGGTGGAATGCAGACCTTGCCAGAGAAACATTTAAAGGTGATGATAACCGCTGGGGAGCAAGTTCGTCTTCTAATGGCAAATCTTTAAGTGTTACAGAATGGAAAGGCAAAACTCTTACTGAAGGTATAGAAGGCGATATTCAACTGATTGGAGATTTATATGGTGACTGGCGTGAAGAGGTCGTTACCTCATTACCGGGCGAGCTTCGTATATATACAACTAATATACCGGCAAAAGATCGTAGAATTACTTTGATGCAGGATGGTGTTTACCGTAGTTATGTTGCTCACCGCTCTATGGGTTATCCGCAAGCACCTGTACCTTCATATTATTTAGGTGAATAG
- a CDS encoding family 43 glycosylhydrolase, translating to MKYEMKNATLLLLFFFLTFSGKAAITTSKKANNCSAYLFVYFTGNNGDEESVRYAISDDGYNYKALNNNKPLISSKTISSTGGVRDPHILRGEDGKTFYMVLTDMVAANGWSSNRAMILLKSTDLINWKSNVVNIQKKYKGQEDLLRVWAPQTIYDKKAGKYMVYWSMKYGENPDVIYYAYANKDFTDIEGSPKPLFIPQNKLSCIDGDIIYKDGLYHLFYKTEGHGNGIKKATTSSLTSGKWTESSDYKQQTKESVEGSGIFKLINSDKYILMYDVYMKGKYQFTESTDLDNFKVIDNNISMNFHPRHGTIIPITKKEKDALIAKWGITESKQSNPIIPGFHADPEVLYSHKTDKYYIYPTTDGVPGWGGHSFNVFSSTNLKDWKDEGTIIDVKTDQVKWADGNAWAPCIEEKLIGGKYKYFFYFSANSKEANRKQIGVATSNSPTGPFTDLGYPIVTTSPVGRGQQIDVDVFTDPKSGKSYLYWGNGYMAVAELNDDMTSLKEGTTKVLTPQGGTLENYAFREASYVFYRNGLYYFLWSVDDTGSPNYHVAYGTSTSPTGPIEVAKDPIVLIQDAKNEIYGPAHNSILNIPGSDEWYIVYHRINKNYLNKENGPGYHREVCIDRLMFNEDGTIKRVIPTN from the coding sequence ATGAAATATGAAATGAAAAATGCAACTCTACTTTTATTATTCTTCTTTTTAACTTTCTCTGGAAAAGCTGCAATTACTACCAGCAAAAAAGCTAATAATTGCAGTGCTTACCTTTTTGTCTATTTCACTGGCAATAATGGAGATGAAGAATCTGTTCGTTATGCCATTAGTGACGATGGATATAATTACAAAGCTTTGAACAACAATAAGCCATTGATCAGTTCAAAAACTATCAGTTCTACCGGAGGGGTGCGGGATCCGCATATCTTGCGTGGAGAAGATGGAAAGACTTTTTATATGGTACTTACAGATATGGTGGCAGCTAATGGCTGGAGCTCTAACAGAGCAATGATATTGCTTAAATCTACCGATCTCATTAATTGGAAATCCAATGTAGTTAATATTCAGAAAAAGTATAAAGGACAGGAAGATCTGCTTCGAGTTTGGGCTCCCCAAACTATCTATGATAAAAAGGCTGGTAAGTATATGGTGTACTGGTCAATGAAGTATGGCGAAAATCCGGATGTTATTTATTATGCATATGCTAATAAAGATTTTACAGATATTGAAGGATCTCCAAAACCTTTGTTTATTCCTCAAAACAAACTTTCATGCATCGATGGTGATATTATCTATAAAGATGGATTATATCATTTATTTTACAAAACAGAAGGACACGGCAATGGTATAAAGAAAGCAACAACTTCTTCTCTTACCTCTGGAAAATGGACAGAATCAAGTGACTATAAACAACAGACTAAAGAATCTGTAGAAGGTTCCGGAATATTTAAGCTGATAAATTCTGATAAATATATTCTCATGTATGATGTGTACATGAAAGGCAAGTATCAGTTTACCGAAAGTACCGATTTAGATAACTTTAAAGTTATTGATAATAATATCTCCATGAATTTTCATCCTCGTCACGGAACTATTATTCCTATAACTAAAAAGGAAAAAGATGCTTTGATTGCAAAATGGGGTATAACGGAAAGCAAACAATCTAATCCTATAATTCCGGGATTCCATGCCGATCCTGAAGTTCTTTATTCACACAAGACAGATAAATATTATATTTATCCAACAACAGATGGAGTGCCAGGATGGGGTGGACATTCATTTAATGTTTTCTCATCAACAAATTTGAAAGATTGGAAAGATGAAGGAACAATTATTGATGTAAAAACAGATCAGGTAAAGTGGGCTGACGGTAATGCATGGGCGCCTTGTATTGAAGAGAAACTCATTGGTGGAAAATATAAATACTTCTTTTACTTTAGTGCTAATAGCAAAGAAGCAAATAGAAAGCAAATAGGTGTTGCTACGTCAAATTCTCCTACAGGACCTTTCACTGACTTGGGATATCCTATTGTTACAACATCACCTGTAGGAAGAGGTCAGCAAATTGATGTGGATGTATTCACTGATCCAAAATCGGGTAAGAGTTATCTATATTGGGGTAATGGTTATATGGCAGTAGCCGAGCTTAACGATGATATGACATCACTGAAAGAAGGTACTACAAAAGTATTAACTCCTCAAGGTGGAACATTGGAGAATTATGCTTTTCGTGAAGCTTCTTACGTATTTTATAGAAATGGACTCTATTATTTCCTTTGGTCGGTTGATGATACAGGTTCACCAAATTATCACGTAGCGTATGGAACCAGTACTTCACCTACTGGTCCGATAGAAGTGGCTAAGGATCCTATTGTTTTAATACAAGATGCAAAGAACGAGATCTATGGTCCGGCACATAATTCAATTTTAAATATCCCAGGGAGTGACGAATGGTATATTGTTTATCATCGTATCAATAAGAACTATCTGAATAAAGAAAATGGACCTGGATACCATCGTGAAGTTTGTATTGATAGGCTCATGTTTAATGAAGACGGAACAATAAAGCGTGTAATACCTACAAATTGA
- a CDS encoding OmpA family protein — translation MKKVFFLLAVAIFTAMSFAQEREKTLKQYGYWDNWFLQLQMGGQYTFSESQAYSSFSGKLSPTAALNIGKFFSPEVGTRFQIGGWTSKNNIVGALYNVTYINANLDVLFNMSNIFRSYRENRGFNLIGILGAGFVHTFKNQNVYVSTQFEPQQHTLKSSNSGSIRLGLQADIRLSDAWSFNIEANGNLLRDDFNGQEKWKTYNDATLNLLAGFTYRFKNRGFALVAPVDPILIQSLNERNNELRGEIQILNNQNKELREQLEGYKVRYENKQITETEKNTFFDNESALKDTVLISVIVFRTGKSTIETDQEFNLYTVAQYMMKYREKQVKIASYTDVKASTADINLQVSKKRAEAVIKVLSEKYNIPANRFIIMNFSGNKQSVPINNIWNKISIYTFK, via the coding sequence ATGAAAAAAGTATTTTTTCTGTTGGCAGTAGCCATTTTTACTGCAATGAGTTTTGCTCAGGAACGGGAAAAAACTTTAAAGCAGTATGGATATTGGGATAATTGGTTTCTACAGTTGCAGATGGGAGGGCAATATACGTTTAGTGAGAGTCAGGCTTACTCTTCTTTCTCCGGTAAGTTGAGCCCAACTGCAGCTTTAAATATAGGAAAATTCTTTTCTCCCGAAGTCGGTACTCGTTTTCAGATTGGAGGATGGACTTCGAAGAATAATATTGTCGGAGCTCTTTATAATGTTACTTATATTAATGCAAACTTAGATGTATTGTTTAATATGAGTAATATATTCAGATCATACAGAGAAAATAGAGGATTCAATCTTATAGGTATCCTCGGAGCTGGCTTTGTGCATACTTTTAAAAATCAGAATGTATATGTATCAACACAGTTCGAACCTCAGCAACATACTTTGAAGTCATCGAATAGCGGCTCTATACGGTTAGGATTACAAGCCGACATTCGTCTTAGTGATGCCTGGAGTTTTAATATAGAAGCAAATGGTAATCTGCTGCGCGATGATTTTAATGGTCAGGAGAAATGGAAAACTTATAATGATGCAACTTTGAATCTCTTGGCAGGCTTTACTTATCGTTTCAAAAATAGGGGCTTTGCTCTTGTTGCTCCTGTTGATCCCATTTTAATTCAGTCTTTGAATGAACGGAATAATGAGCTGCGAGGAGAGATTCAAATATTGAATAATCAGAATAAAGAGCTTAGAGAACAATTGGAAGGGTATAAGGTGCGTTATGAAAATAAGCAGATTACAGAAACTGAAAAGAATACCTTTTTTGATAACGAATCTGCCTTGAAAGATACGGTGCTGATTTCTGTGATTGTTTTCCGGACTGGAAAATCTACAATTGAAACAGATCAGGAGTTTAATCTTTATACAGTAGCACAATATATGATGAAATATCGTGAAAAGCAGGTTAAAATAGCAAGTTATACAGATGTAAAAGCAAGTACAGCTGATATTAATTTGCAGGTAAGTAAAAAACGTGCTGAAGCTGTTATTAAAGTGTTGAGTGAAAAATATAATATTCCTGCAAATCGTTTTATAATAATGAACTTCAGTGGCAATAAACAATCTGTACCAATTAATAATATCTGGAATAAAATAAGCATTTATACTTTTAAATAA
- the bamE gene encoding outer membrane protein assembly factor BamE, translating into MKKIILFFCLTIVLSSCKILNFGHNIMLIEQGMTKNEVLKILGEPSDRQFQETEESWRYIDPLAGSTTSTQYYIVWFENNIVTSLTTYNEPLPNTQNNNSHYDRRNHIDRR; encoded by the coding sequence ATGAAAAAAATTATTTTATTCTTCTGTTTGACAATTGTTTTATCATCATGCAAAATTCTGAACTTCGGGCATAATATAATGCTTATAGAACAAGGGATGACAAAGAATGAGGTTCTAAAGATTTTAGGAGAACCTAGCGACAGACAATTTCAAGAAACTGAAGAATCATGGAGATATATTGATCCGCTTGCGGGTTCAACAACTTCAACTCAATATTATATTGTTTGGTTTGAGAATAACATCGTTACAAGCTTAACTACATACAACGAACCTTTGCCAAATACTCAGAATAATAATTCGCATTACGACAGACGTAATCATATAGACAGAAGATAA
- a CDS encoding porin — MKKYILFLGVLLCMAGVRAQQDGDMRSSKSLFEEVTNIKKKTDRFNLFLNMNGSFDTKFVRDVHEMSNFNMRQLRIEAKGKINDWLSYRWRQRLNRSNAGGDNLDNLPRSIDVAGIGVKVTDKFSMFIGKQCAAYGGIEFDLNPIEIYEYSDMIENMSNFLTGVNFAYNFNSDHQLQLQVLNSMNENFENTYNVGNTGIVQSQAPLVYTLNWNGSFFDNAFKTRWSASLMNEAKGKNMYYYALGNELTQGKFNMFFDFMYSNEELDRNGIMSKITNLSRYGNAVNAQYLSLVTKLNYRFAPKWNVFLEGMYETASLKNNLMGFPKGKYRTAYGYFAGLEYYPMESNLHFFLTYVGRAYEYTNRARSLMTTGFDDNTNRLSLGFIYQLQMF; from the coding sequence ATGAAAAAGTATATACTATTCTTGGGAGTCCTGTTATGCATGGCTGGAGTCCGTGCGCAACAAGATGGTGATATGCGCTCCTCTAAAAGTTTGTTTGAGGAGGTTACTAATATTAAGAAGAAGACAGACAGGTTTAACTTATTTCTTAATATGAATGGAAGCTTTGATACCAAGTTCGTCCGAGATGTTCATGAGATGAGTAATTTCAATATGAGACAACTGCGTATTGAGGCAAAAGGTAAAATTAACGATTGGCTTTCTTATAGATGGCGACAACGTTTGAACCGTTCAAATGCAGGTGGTGATAATCTTGATAACTTACCCAGATCTATAGATGTTGCGGGAATTGGTGTGAAAGTAACAGATAAGTTTTCTATGTTTATAGGGAAACAGTGTGCAGCTTACGGAGGTATTGAATTTGACCTTAATCCGATCGAAATATACGAATACAGTGATATGATTGAGAATATGAGTAATTTCCTTACCGGAGTAAACTTTGCATATAACTTCAATAGTGATCATCAGTTACAGTTGCAGGTTTTGAATAGTATGAATGAAAACTTTGAGAATACATATAATGTTGGTAACACTGGTATAGTACAAAGTCAGGCACCGCTTGTATACACGTTGAATTGGAACGGTAGTTTCTTTGATAATGCATTCAAAACCAGATGGTCGGCATCTTTGATGAATGAAGCAAAAGGCAAGAATATGTATTACTATGCATTGGGAAATGAACTAACGCAAGGCAAATTCAACATGTTTTTTGATTTTATGTATTCCAATGAAGAGCTTGACCGTAATGGAATTATGAGTAAAATTACAAATTTGAGTAGATATGGAAATGCTGTTAATGCACAATATTTATCATTAGTTACAAAGCTGAATTATCGGTTTGCTCCCAAATGGAATGTTTTCCTTGAAGGAATGTACGAAACAGCTTCACTAAAAAATAACTTGATGGGATTTCCGAAAGGTAAATATAGAACAGCTTATGGGTATTTTGCTGGATTAGAATATTACCCCATGGAATCTAATTTGCATTTCTTCTTAACATATGTGGGACGTGCATACGAATATACAAATAGAGCGAGGTCGCTAATGACTACAGGATTTGATGATAATACAAACCGGCTCTCTTTAGGATTTATTTATCAATTACAAATGTTTTAG
- the ansB gene encoding L-asparaginase 2, whose translation MKAVKRFQFLVLCVLLSAISVMAQKPNIHILATGGTIAGTGTSGTKTNYTAGQVAIGALLDAVPDINNVANVTGEQIVRIGSQDMSDDVWLTLAKRINILLADSKVDGIVITHGTDTMEETAYFLNLVVHSDKPVVLVGAMRPSTAISADGPLNLYNAVITASAKESKGKGVMVVMNGLILGAGDVLKTNTISVETFQSPNCGPLGYVFNSKVFFNRISVKKHTTSSEFSVDNLNKLPKVGIIYSYSNVEPEAVNALIASGYKGIIHAGVGNGNIHKNIFPELIRARKAGIQVVRSSRVPTGPSTLDAEVNDAEYGFVASQELNPQKARVLLMLALTRTNDWKQIQTYFNEY comes from the coding sequence ATGAAAGCAGTTAAAAGATTTCAATTTCTTGTTCTTTGTGTGTTGCTATCAGCAATAAGTGTAATGGCTCAAAAGCCTAACATTCACATTTTAGCAACTGGAGGTACAATTGCGGGAACTGGTACTTCGGGTACCAAAACAAATTATACGGCGGGGCAGGTAGCTATTGGTGCACTACTTGATGCCGTTCCTGATATTAATAATGTAGCAAATGTAACAGGTGAGCAAATTGTCAGAATTGGCTCACAAGATATGTCTGACGATGTGTGGCTTACTCTTGCGAAGCGGATTAATATATTACTTGCCGATAGCAAAGTTGATGGTATTGTAATTACTCACGGAACTGATACCATGGAAGAAACCGCTTATTTCTTGAATCTTGTTGTACATTCTGATAAACCGGTTGTGTTGGTTGGTGCAATGCGACCTTCTACTGCTATCAGTGCGGATGGTCCGTTGAATTTATATAATGCTGTAATTACCGCTTCTGCAAAAGAATCAAAAGGTAAAGGGGTAATGGTTGTTATGAATGGACTGATTCTTGGAGCTGGAGATGTTTTAAAAACAAACACAATAAGTGTTGAGACTTTCCAATCTCCTAATTGTGGTCCACTAGGTTATGTATTTAATAGTAAAGTATTCTTCAATCGTATTTCAGTAAAAAAGCATACTACAAGTTCTGAATTTTCTGTTGATAATCTTAATAAGCTGCCAAAAGTAGGTATTATCTACAGTTATTCAAATGTTGAACCTGAAGCTGTTAATGCATTAATTGCATCTGGATATAAAGGTATTATTCATGCAGGTGTGGGAAACGGTAACATTCATAAGAATATTTTCCCCGAACTAATCAGAGCCAGAAAAGCAGGTATTCAGGTTGTTCGTTCTTCAAGAGTTCCTACAGGACCAAGCACATTGGATGCAGAAGTGAATGATGCTGAATATGGGTTTGTTGCATCTCAGGAATTAAATCCTCAAAAAGCAAGAGTCCTGCTGATGCTGGCATTAACAAGGACTAATGATTGGAAGCAGATCCAAACTTATTTTAATGAATATTGA
- a CDS encoding anaerobic C4-dicarboxylate transporter: protein MVLQLIFVLVAILVGARLGGIGLGVMGGVGLAILTFVFGLQPTVPPIDVMLMIAAVISAASCMQAAGGLDYMVKAAEHVLRKNPSKVVWLSPIVTYLFTIVAGTGHVAYSVLPVIAEVATETKIRPERPLSIAVIASQQAITASPISAATVALLGLLSGYNISLFDILKITIPATLVGVLVGAFYSLYVGKELEDDPEFQKRIAEGEFETKKIHTKEVENNRNAIISVLIFVLATFLIVLFGSFDGLRPSFNVDGEMVKLSMSSIIEILMLSAAALILLFTKTDGIKATQGSVFPAGMQAVIAIFGIAWMGDTFLEGNLPELTASIKDIVTATPWLFGFALFVMSILLYSQAATVRALMPLGIALAISPYMLIALFPAVNGYFFIPNYPTVVAAINFDRTGTTRIGKYVLNHSFMMPGLISTAVAVGMGLLMIQFFS from the coding sequence ATGGTTCTACAATTGATTTTTGTCTTAGTCGCTATTCTTGTCGGCGCACGACTAGGAGGTATTGGGCTTGGAGTTATGGGAGGAGTTGGGTTAGCTATCCTTACTTTTGTATTTGGATTGCAACCAACTGTACCTCCAATTGATGTAATGTTAATGATAGCTGCAGTAATCTCTGCTGCTTCTTGTATGCAGGCTGCCGGTGGACTTGACTACATGGTGAAAGCTGCTGAACATGTGTTACGTAAGAATCCATCCAAGGTTGTTTGGTTGAGCCCGATAGTAACTTATCTTTTTACAATTGTAGCAGGAACAGGACACGTTGCCTATTCTGTTTTACCTGTTATTGCTGAAGTTGCCACTGAAACAAAAATAAGGCCGGAACGCCCGTTGAGTATTGCAGTTATAGCATCTCAACAAGCCATTACAGCAAGTCCTATTTCAGCGGCTACAGTTGCACTTCTTGGATTATTGTCGGGATATAACATCTCGTTATTTGATATCCTGAAAATAACTATTCCTGCTACTTTGGTAGGAGTGCTTGTTGGTGCATTTTATTCGTTGTATGTAGGTAAAGAGCTTGAAGATGATCCTGAATTTCAGAAAAGAATAGCAGAAGGTGAATTTGAAACTAAAAAGATACATACGAAAGAGGTTGAGAATAACCGAAATGCAATAATCTCTGTTTTGATTTTTGTTCTTGCAACGTTTCTTATTGTGCTGTTTGGTTCGTTTGATGGTTTAAGACCTTCATTTAATGTTGATGGTGAAATGGTGAAGCTAAGTATGTCATCTATCATTGAAATACTAATGTTGTCAGCTGCAGCTTTGATTCTCTTATTTACCAAAACGGACGGAATAAAAGCTACTCAAGGATCTGTATTCCCCGCTGGAATGCAGGCTGTAATTGCTATATTTGGTATTGCTTGGATGGGAGATACTTTTTTGGAGGGTAACCTTCCTGAATTGACAGCCTCTATAAAAGATATTGTAACTGCAACTCCATGGCTTTTCGGATTTGCACTTTTTGTAATGTCTATTCTTTTATATAGTCAGGCTGCAACAGTCAGAGCGCTTATGCCACTTGGTATTGCATTGGCAATTTCACCGTACATGCTTATTGCATTGTTTCCGGCAGTAAACGGTTACTTTTTTATTCCAAATTATCCAACAGTTGTGGCAGCTATTAATTTTGACCGGACAGGAACTACCCGTATCGGTAAATATGTACTGAATCATTCATTTATGATGCCAGGTCTTATTTCTACGGCAGTAGCTGTAGGTATGGGATTGTTGATGATTCAATTCTTTTCCTAA
- a CDS encoding cation diffusion facilitator family transporter, which translates to MIKNEKKRVALLSVLAAIFLTVFKMIIGILTGSLGILSEALHSTLDLIAAVITFFSVSISDKPADKEHNYGHGKVENFSALIETLLLLITCVWIIYEATNRLVTGETEIKVNIWSYIVVITAIIIDVTRSRALSKVAKKHNSQALEADALHFSTDVWSSSVVLLGLICANFGFFFADSIAALLVAILVVSVSLKLGKKSIDVLLDTAPQDKVHMVEVLLSATPEVISYHDLKIRSAGANTFIKVNVHLQPDLSLKQVHEICDNIEIEIGNLIKRSEVYIHAEPEENVQVNAL; encoded by the coding sequence ATGATTAAAAATGAGAAAAAGAGAGTTGCTTTGCTCTCCGTATTAGCAGCGATATTTTTGACTGTATTTAAGATGATTATCGGTATTCTTACAGGTAGTTTAGGTATACTTTCGGAAGCCTTGCATTCAACTTTAGATCTTATAGCAGCTGTTATTACCTTTTTTTCGGTCAGTATTTCAGATAAACCTGCTGATAAAGAGCATAACTATGGACATGGTAAGGTTGAGAATTTCTCAGCCTTGATCGAAACTTTATTGCTTCTCATCACCTGTGTCTGGATAATCTATGAAGCAACAAATCGATTGGTTACCGGAGAAACAGAAATAAAAGTAAATATCTGGAGTTACATAGTAGTTATTACAGCGATTATCATTGATGTAACTCGTTCAAGAGCTTTATCAAAGGTTGCTAAGAAACATAACAGTCAGGCTCTTGAAGCAGATGCCTTGCATTTTTCTACTGATGTATGGAGTTCTTCTGTAGTGTTACTTGGACTTATTTGCGCAAACTTTGGTTTTTTCTTTGCTGATTCAATAGCTGCACTATTAGTTGCAATACTTGTTGTCTCGGTTTCTTTAAAATTAGGTAAAAAATCTATTGACGTCTTACTTGATACGGCTCCTCAAGACAAAGTTCACATGGTGGAAGTTTTATTATCAGCTACACCTGAAGTAATCTCTTATCATGATCTTAAAATTCGTTCTGCTGGGGCAAACACCTTTATTAAAGTCAATGTTCATCTTCAACCAGATTTATCTTTAAAGCAAGTACATGAAATTTGTGATAATATTGAAATTGAAATTGGTAATCTTATTAAAAGAAGTGAGGTATACATTCATGCGGAGCCGGAAGAGAATGTTCAGGTTAATGCTCTTTAA